One window of Vicia villosa cultivar HV-30 ecotype Madison, WI unplaced genomic scaffold, Vvil1.0 ctg.001130F_1_1, whole genome shotgun sequence genomic DNA carries:
- the LOC131633507 gene encoding stem-specific protein TSJT1-like: protein MLGIFKEKLVNAPKELNSPASQNSNTKKAKPSHEILRDFMSCNSSNAFFMTFGNDALLAYSPSTTPSIYQRLFSGLDNIYCAFMGNLHNLSQLNKQYGLSKGSNEAMFIIEAYRTLRDRGPYPADQVLKEFEGSFGFVIYDHTHETVFAASGSDGQIGLYWGIAADGSVVISENLELVKASCAKSFAPFPKGCLFHSEHGLLNFEHPTKKMKAMPRIDSEGVMCGANFNVDSQSRNQMMPRVGSEANWSTWGQT from the exons ATGTTGGGAATTTTCAAGGAAAAATTGGTGAATGCACCAAAAGAGCTAAACAGTCCAGCTTCTCAGAATTCAAACACTAAGAAAGCTAAACCAAGTCATGAAATTCTTAGAGATTTCATGTCATGCAATTCCTCCAATGCCTTCTTCATGACTTTTGGAAACGATGCTTTATTGGCCTATTCCCCTTCAACCACACCCTCCATTTATCAAAG GTTGTTTAGTGGTTTGGACAACATATATTGTGCTTTCATGGGAAATCTACACAACCTTAGTCAATTGAACAAGCAATATGGACTATCAAAGGGAAGCAATGAGGCCATGTTCATCATCGAGGCCTATCGGACACTTCGCGACCGAGGTCCATACCCTGCTGATCAAGTCCTCAAAGAATTTGAAGGAAGTTTTGGATTTGTGATCTATGATCATACACATGAAACAGTTTTTGCTGCATCT ggttCTGATGGGCAAATTGGACTGTATTGGGGTATTGCAGCTGATGGGTCAGTGGTTATTTCTGAAAATTTGGAGCTTGTTAAAGCAAGTTGTGCTAAATCATTTGCACCATTTCCAAAAG GGTGTTTGTTTCATAGTGAGCATGGATTGTTGAACTTTGAGCATCCAACAAAGAAGATGAAAGCAATGCCTAGGATTGACAGTGAGGGTGTCATGTGTGGAGCCAACTTCAATGTTGATTCACAGTCAAGGAATCAGATGATGCCACGTGTTGGGAGTGAAGCTAATTGGTCTACTTGGGGACAAACATAA